The genomic DNA AGTTATCCACTTCATATTCCAGCTTTCTGCAGGAATAGTGTTACTAATGGGAGTTGTACCGTGAAAAAATGTTGTAATAGCAAGTCCGATAATAAAAATCATCATAATAGGTACGACAAGTGTATTAACTTCAAAAACACCTTGTAATCCGCGACTCCCTATAATGAGACAGGCGATTACTGTAATAAAAATACCAAGTTGTCTTGGTAAACGAAGTTGCTCTTCAAATACTGCACCAGCTCCTGATAACATAACGCTCGTTACACCAAATAATACGAGTAATAATAGTGTATTTACAACGTTACCAAATACATCCCCAAATAAATATTTGTTAAATTCTTGCGCTGAAAATGCACCGATTTGTGAGGAGAGTAACATCATTTTTGTACCGAGCCAAATAAAAAAAAATCCACTTACACATATGCCAATTGTTCCATAAAAGCCATTCACTGTAAAAAATTCAACAATTTCTCGTCCAGTAGCAAATCCAGCTCCAACGACTGTTCCAATATAAGTAGCAGCGACTTTCTTTGCTACTTGCCATTGTTGATTGTCCATGTTATCCCTCTTTCTACTACGATGAGCTTGATTTACTATTATGCATATGTATGAGCTTGGACAATTAGACGTACGAAGTGTTTGAAAACATACATGAATTAATAGATATTAGGGAAGTATTAAAGGTGTTAAAACTTTGTTACATATGAGCCAATCGTTCGAAAGGATAGGGAATGTATGGTAAAATGTAACTAGGTTATTAAAAGAAAAACAGTATGAAATAATAAGAGGAGTGGATTGTATGAGTACGAAAACAAATGTTGTTGAAGTATTAAACAAGCAGGTAGCAAACTGGAATGTGTTATATGTGAAACTACATAATTATCACTGGTATGTGACAGGACCGCACTTCTTTACATTACATGAGAAATTTGAAGAGTTTTACAATGAAGCTGGAACGTATATTGATGAATTAGCAGAACGTATTTTAGCATTGGAAGGTAAACCGCTAGCGACAATGAAAGAATATCTTGCTACTTCTAGTGTCAGCGAAGGGACAAGCAAGGAATCCGCAGAGGAAATGGTGCAAACATTAGTGAATGATTACTCTGCACTTATTCAAGAATTAAAAGAAGGTATGGAAGTTGCTAGTGAAGCTGGAGATGAAACATCAGCGGATATGTTGTTAGCAATTCATACAACATTAGAGCAACATGTATGGATGCTAAGTGCGTTCTTAAAATAAATATAAGAATATAAAGAAAAAAGTCATTGAAAAATTCTTTCAATGACTTTTTTGTGATTTTTCAGTTTTCTTTTATGCTATAATATAGTAAAAAGGAGGCGATGCAATGTTTCGCTTTTTCAAAACTGGAAAAGAAGAGCGTGAAATTACGAAAGATGAATTAGAACAAGCGATGGCTAAGTTTCTAGAAACGAATGCTAATATCGTTTATACAGTATTAGTAAATGATGATTATACAGTAAATTATGATTTGTTAAAGCCGTATTTACCTGCATTTCCAACAAACCTTTTTCTTATTACGAAGGAAACGCTTGAGGTATTTGAACATACAGAAGAAAACTTAAACCTAGTGAAAGAAATTGATATCGTACAAAAAGCAGTAGATCAATATGTAACAGAAAAAGAAATGTTTCCAATTGTTGAAGGTAGTGAAGATCGCCTTATATGCGGGGTGAAATTAGGGCCGTATTTAAATCGTATATTAAAAAGAAACTTATATATTTCAGAAAAGCATTATTTAGTTTCAAGTAAACCAGATAGAAAAAAACAAAAGAGTGGGTAGATGTATGGAAAACAACAATAAATATATTGTTGTCTTTTTTTGTTTGTGAAAATATTGATTTTTCAGTTTATTA from Bacillus basilensis includes the following:
- a CDS encoding GerAB/ArcD/ProY family transporter gives rise to the protein MDNQQWQVAKKVAATYIGTVVGAGFATGREIVEFFTVNGFYGTIGICVSGFFFIWLGTKMMLLSSQIGAFSAQEFNKYLFGDVFGNVVNTLLLLVLFGVTSVMLSGAGAVFEEQLRLPRQLGIFITVIACLIIGSRGLQGVFEVNTLVVPIMMIFIIGLAITTFFHGTTPISNTIPAESWNMKWITSPITYVALNLSLAQSVLVPLASEVKDRKAILWGGILGGAGLSLILLCSHLAILSVDQFYQYNIPMAEVIRKFNTTFHFFFVLIIFGEVFTTLVGNVFGMTKQMQSITGWKNNNIIFFILLISYCFSYVGYSELLHILYPIIGWVSIILLPIIAFKQLQKT
- a CDS encoding Dps family protein, which encodes MSTKTNVVEVLNKQVANWNVLYVKLHNYHWYVTGPHFFTLHEKFEEFYNEAGTYIDELAERILALEGKPLATMKEYLATSSVSEGTSKESAEEMVQTLVNDYSALIQELKEGMEVASEAGDETSADMLLAIHTTLEQHVWMLSAFLK
- a CDS encoding DUF3939 domain-containing protein — its product is MFRFFKTGKEEREITKDELEQAMAKFLETNANIVYTVLVNDDYTVNYDLLKPYLPAFPTNLFLITKETLEVFEHTEENLNLVKEIDIVQKAVDQYVTEKEMFPIVEGSEDRLICGVKLGPYLNRILKRNLYISEKHYLVSSKPDRKKQKSG